From a region of the Syngnathus scovelli strain Florida chromosome 19, RoL_Ssco_1.2, whole genome shotgun sequence genome:
- the LOC125986979 gene encoding histone-lysine N-methyltransferase SETDB1-A isoform X2: protein MDVTPPDLLEQCNAMKSQLEKCKKQRDRLLELSNTSATAYEAVVKELYAGLGWKYTDTDSDDDVIEISDGISRSPSYASEIDVCNTPRSVSPIPNNYLSDIDSQVTLTREATKVLSKISKSEIRGIPGKDPASHHGDSKHSSPVPSKSDAHDSDFVSPEFENSASDSVFVEEPSPKKRRRMKIKWPTNTSPRKPSGPPVDKKKEDAKTSSQTRAVTNDTAGNAKTPETPNSSSETSLGSAASTSKTIEKNTKRKSNSSESNSAGQTKATEPDDGNEKKNDVQPSPQVQSVVFISSSCMSSKHSCKVPARVPEAKIEVGMKVLAKKSKMCWERGIVRNMVQVADDKVKYAVQFHDNTRRLVSAHHLAFRNTPKFEYLYVGARVVIGSKYEGPLCSGILAEFPSRKNRQRFLAFADDQTAVYVGIPHLHLVCAPSEDPLEDISDTYHREFVKEYIKVWPYPPLAHVKCGQSLNVELSGVQESCVVQSLDCSLMQIRFVESLREEWLYRGSWRLEIMAKMKQLRADGAGQ, encoded by the exons ATGGATGTGACCCCTCCTGATCTACTGGAGCAATGTAATGCTATGAAGTCCCAACTAGAAAAGTGCAAGAAACAGCGTGACCGACTCCTGGAACTCAGCAA CACCTCTGCCACAGCGTATGAAGCCGTTGTGAAGGAACTCTATGCCGGTCTGGGATGGAAATACACAGACACCGATTCTGATGACGATGTCATCGAAATAAGCGATG GAATCTCCCGTTCACCGTCATATGCGTCTGAGATAGATGTTTGCAATACTCCAAGAAGTGTCAGCCCTATACCAAACAACTACTTGAGTGACATTGACAGCCAAGTCACTTTAACTAGAGAGGCAACGAAAGTCTTGAGCAAAATTAGCAAAAGCGAAATACGGGGTATACCTGGGAAAGATCCTGCCAGTCACCACGGTGACAGTAAACACTCAAGTCCCGTTCCATCCAAGTCTGACGCACACGACTCCGATTTTGTTTCACCCGAGTTTGAGAACAGTGCAAGCGATTCCGTATTTGTAGAGGAGCCGTCACCGAAAAAAAGGCGGCGTATGAAAATTAAATGGCCTACGAATACATCTCCAAGAAAACCATCGGGACCGCCGGTGGACAAAAAGAAGGAGGATGCAAAAACATCAAGTCAAACTAGAGCGGTTACGAATGACACTGCCGGCAACGCTAAGACCCCGGAGACGCCAAACTCCTCAAGTGAGACCAGCCTAGGGAGCGCTGCAAGCACAAGTAAGACCATTGAAAAGAACACAAAGCGCAAAAGCAACTCAAGTGAAAGTAACTCCGCGGGCCAGACAAAGGCAACTGAACCAGATGatggaaatgaaaagaaaaatgatgtCCAGCCATCTCCCCAAG ttcAAAGTGTGGTGTTCATATCATCAAGCTGCATGTCCAGCAAGCATTCTTGTAAGGTGCCCGCACGAGTGCCAGAAGCTAAGATTGAAGTCGGAATGAAAGTGTTGGCCAAGAAGTCGAAAATGTGCTGGGAGCGTGGGATAGTGAGGAACATGGTCCAAGTTG CTGACGATAAGGTCAAATACGCGGTCCAGTTTCACGACAACACCAGGCGCCTCGTCTCGGCGCACCACCTCGCTTTCAGAAACACACCCAAGTTTGAGTACTTGTACGTCGGCGCCCGAGTGGTGATCGGCTCAAAGTACGAGGGCCCCCTCTGCTCGGGCATTTTGGCCGAGTTTCCCAGCCGAAAGAACCGTCAGAG GTTTCTGGCCTTTGCTGACGATCAAACGGCGGTGTATGTGGGCATACCTCATCTTCATCTGGTGTGCGCACCTT CGGAGGACCCTTTGGAAGACATCAGTGACACTTACCACAGGGAATTTGTGAAGGAATACATCAAGGTCTGGCCTTACCCTCCCCTTGCCCACGTCAAGTGTGGACAAAGCCTGAACGTGGAGCTCAGTGGAGTTCAGGAGAGCTGTGTGGTTCAGTCGCTCGACTGTAGCCTGATGCAGATCCGCTTTGTG GAAAGTCTACGTGAGGAATGGCTCTACAGGGGCTCGTGGCGCCTGGAAATCATGGCTAAAATGAAGCAGTTGCGTGCGGACGGTGCTGGACAATGA
- the LOC125986979 gene encoding histone-lysine N-methyltransferase SETDB1-A isoform X1: protein MTHEELQGSISESVPKMDVTPPDLLEQCNAMKSQLEKCKKQRDRLLELSNTSATAYEAVVKELYAGLGWKYTDTDSDDDVIEISDGISRSPSYASEIDVCNTPRSVSPIPNNYLSDIDSQVTLTREATKVLSKISKSEIRGIPGKDPASHHGDSKHSSPVPSKSDAHDSDFVSPEFENSASDSVFVEEPSPKKRRRMKIKWPTNTSPRKPSGPPVDKKKEDAKTSSQTRAVTNDTAGNAKTPETPNSSSETSLGSAASTSKTIEKNTKRKSNSSESNSAGQTKATEPDDGNEKKNDVQPSPQVQSVVFISSSCMSSKHSCKVPARVPEAKIEVGMKVLAKKSKMCWERGIVRNMVQVADDKVKYAVQFHDNTRRLVSAHHLAFRNTPKFEYLYVGARVVIGSKYEGPLCSGILAEFPSRKNRQRFLAFADDQTAVYVGIPHLHLVCAPSEDPLEDISDTYHREFVKEYIKVWPYPPLAHVKCGQSLNVELSGVQESCVVQSLDCSLMQIRFVESLREEWLYRGSWRLEIMAKMKQLRADGAGQ, encoded by the exons ATGACGCATGAAGAGCTCCAAGGTTCGATTTCGGAGTCCGTGCCAAAAATGGATGTGACCCCTCCTGATCTACTGGAGCAATGTAATGCTATGAAGTCCCAACTAGAAAAGTGCAAGAAACAGCGTGACCGACTCCTGGAACTCAGCAA CACCTCTGCCACAGCGTATGAAGCCGTTGTGAAGGAACTCTATGCCGGTCTGGGATGGAAATACACAGACACCGATTCTGATGACGATGTCATCGAAATAAGCGATG GAATCTCCCGTTCACCGTCATATGCGTCTGAGATAGATGTTTGCAATACTCCAAGAAGTGTCAGCCCTATACCAAACAACTACTTGAGTGACATTGACAGCCAAGTCACTTTAACTAGAGAGGCAACGAAAGTCTTGAGCAAAATTAGCAAAAGCGAAATACGGGGTATACCTGGGAAAGATCCTGCCAGTCACCACGGTGACAGTAAACACTCAAGTCCCGTTCCATCCAAGTCTGACGCACACGACTCCGATTTTGTTTCACCCGAGTTTGAGAACAGTGCAAGCGATTCCGTATTTGTAGAGGAGCCGTCACCGAAAAAAAGGCGGCGTATGAAAATTAAATGGCCTACGAATACATCTCCAAGAAAACCATCGGGACCGCCGGTGGACAAAAAGAAGGAGGATGCAAAAACATCAAGTCAAACTAGAGCGGTTACGAATGACACTGCCGGCAACGCTAAGACCCCGGAGACGCCAAACTCCTCAAGTGAGACCAGCCTAGGGAGCGCTGCAAGCACAAGTAAGACCATTGAAAAGAACACAAAGCGCAAAAGCAACTCAAGTGAAAGTAACTCCGCGGGCCAGACAAAGGCAACTGAACCAGATGatggaaatgaaaagaaaaatgatgtCCAGCCATCTCCCCAAG ttcAAAGTGTGGTGTTCATATCATCAAGCTGCATGTCCAGCAAGCATTCTTGTAAGGTGCCCGCACGAGTGCCAGAAGCTAAGATTGAAGTCGGAATGAAAGTGTTGGCCAAGAAGTCGAAAATGTGCTGGGAGCGTGGGATAGTGAGGAACATGGTCCAAGTTG CTGACGATAAGGTCAAATACGCGGTCCAGTTTCACGACAACACCAGGCGCCTCGTCTCGGCGCACCACCTCGCTTTCAGAAACACACCCAAGTTTGAGTACTTGTACGTCGGCGCCCGAGTGGTGATCGGCTCAAAGTACGAGGGCCCCCTCTGCTCGGGCATTTTGGCCGAGTTTCCCAGCCGAAAGAACCGTCAGAG GTTTCTGGCCTTTGCTGACGATCAAACGGCGGTGTATGTGGGCATACCTCATCTTCATCTGGTGTGCGCACCTT CGGAGGACCCTTTGGAAGACATCAGTGACACTTACCACAGGGAATTTGTGAAGGAATACATCAAGGTCTGGCCTTACCCTCCCCTTGCCCACGTCAAGTGTGGACAAAGCCTGAACGTGGAGCTCAGTGGAGTTCAGGAGAGCTGTGTGGTTCAGTCGCTCGACTGTAGCCTGATGCAGATCCGCTTTGTG GAAAGTCTACGTGAGGAATGGCTCTACAGGGGCTCGTGGCGCCTGGAAATCATGGCTAAAATGAAGCAGTTGCGTGCGGACGGTGCTGGACAATGA
- the LOC125986983 gene encoding histone-lysine N-methyltransferase SETDB1-B: protein MLLVLQNRSPEKGGGFVKSVKMMEMDDQLEVTMLQSEEASAKRGRFEFEKLPECESGPSTSGYSCKRTCLENGLLKRAEVSLVRLPDHKISALRPPTPSQFYSEDESQSSSDSDLEQYDESSDSDNASAKKSKAKKKKKVNNINHTPIIDSSAFAYVPQEATKVRPDLPEEEITVGSTVLARKKNLKWQRGQIVEVVTKEDGRLKYKIMFEEKGRSLVSGHHIAFEVTPRLEQVYVGARVVVNCQDDTTQFRAGILAELPTRKNRLRFLVFLDNHRPIYVGLTLFYLVCRPLPDPTEDIQDEAHQGFMRQYLRDWPYPHLTQYKPGQNASVEFNGTLQRCKVEMVDSSLIMAVSECNQHKEWIHRGSIRLSHMPRFLEMRRREAEAAQQ from the exons ATGCTCTTAGTGCTCCAAAATCGCAGTCCCGAAAAAGGCGGAGGTTTCGTTAAATCGG TGAAAATGATGGAGATGGATGATCAGTTGGAGGTAACAATGTTACAGTCCGAAGAAGCTAGTGCAAAGAGGGGACGATTTGAGTTTG aaaagTTGCCTGAATGTGAGTCTGGTCCTTCCACTAGTGGCTATTCATGCAAAAGGACGTGTTTGGAAAATGGATTATTGAAAAGAGCGGAGGTATCTTTGGTTCGGCTTCCCGATCACAAGATCAGTGCTCTTCGACCGCCGACGCCTTCGCAGTTTTACAGCGAGGATGAATCTCAAAGCAGTTCAGATTCTGATTTGGAGCAGTATGATGAATCCAGCGATTCCGATAATGCGTCGGCCAAGAAATcgaaggctaaaaaaaaaaaaaaagtcaacaataTTA ATCACACGCCCATAATTGATTCTTCAGCGTTTGCCTATGTGCCTCAAGAAGCAACTAAAGTCCGCCCTGATCTCCCTGAGGAGGAAATCACCGTCGGGTCGACCGTACTGGCCAGGAAGAAGAACTTGAAGTGGCAACGGGGGCAGATTGTGGAGGTTGTTACCAAAG AAGATGGACGGCTGAAGTACAAGATTATGTTTGAAGAAAAGGGAAGGAGCCTAGTGTCAGGACACCACATTGCTTTTGAGGTCACGCCGAGGCTGGAGCAGGTGTATGTCGGCGCTCGTGTGGTCGTCAACTGTCAGGACGATACCACTCAGTTCCGAGCTGGTATCTTGGCAGAGCTCCCTACCAGAAAGAACCGCCTGAG gtttttggtgttcCTGGATAACCACAGACCCATCTATGTTGGCTTAACATTATTTTACCTCGTGTGCAGACCAT TACCAGACCCCACAGAGGACATTCAAGACGAAGCTCACCAGGGTTTTATGAGGCAGTACCTAAGGGACTGGCCGTACCCTCATTTAACCCAATACAAGCCTGGCCAGAACGCCTCGGTGGAGTTTAACGGAACCCTGCAGAGGTGCAAGGTAGAGATGGTGGACTCCAGCTTGATAATGGCAGTTTCCGAG TGTAATCAGCACAAAGAATGGATACATCGAGGCTCCATACGGCTGTCGCATATGCCGAGGTTTTTGGAAATGAGGAGAAGAGAAGCTGAGGCGGCTCAACAGTAA
- the LOC125986984 gene encoding ceramide synthase 2, with product MLSWLSERLWADWIWFPEGFGWADLKDPDVVLPQLPDLWAFIPIAICFLVIRPVFERWVAIPLASLLGVKDKRRVSPPLNPLLEAHFCSMSKHPTQGSLEKLSKQTDYSVQQVQRWFKQRRNQDRPSKIKKFQEASWRFTFYFFAFFAGLATLIDKPWFYNMKRMWDNFPKMPLEASQYWYYMIELGFYVSLLVSVASDVKRKDFKEQIVHHVATIVLVGFSWLVNYIRGGTLIMLAHDASDYLMESAKMFNYAGWKRTCNFIFVVFAVVFIITRLGIFPFCIIHATLVYPMTIYKPFFGFYFFNGLLLLLLALHIFWAALIVRMVIKFLPGNGIVEDERSDKEETESEDEDRSGDRTLKNGHLHNGHTRLNNNRQKNGR from the exons ATGTTGTCTTGGCTAAGCGAGCGTCTATGGGCAGACTGGATTTGGTTTCCCGAAGGCTTCGGTTGGGCCGACCTCAAGGACCCCGATGTGGTCCTACCTCAGCTACCGGACCTTTGGGCTTTCATCCCTATTGCGATCTGCTTCCTGGTCATCAGACCCGTATTTGAAAG GTGGGTAGCCATTCCTTTGGCGTCCCTGCTGGGAGTGAAAGACAAAAGGCGTGTTAGTCCTCCTTTGAATCCTTTGCTGGAGGCCCACTTCTGCAGCATGTCTAAACATCCCACACAG GGCTCCTTAGAAAAGTTAAGTAAACAAACGGACtactcagtgcaacaggtccaaCGATGGTTCAAACAGCGGCGGAACCAGGACCGTCCCAGCAAGATTAAAAAGTTTCAGGAGGCCAG TTGGAGATTTACCTTTTActtttttgctttctttgcTGGCCTGGCAACGCTTATTGAC AAACCATGGTTCTATAATATGAAGAGGATGTGGGATAACTTTCCCAAAATG CCACTGGAAGCATCTCAGTACTGGTACTACATGATTGAACTGGGCTTCTATGTGTCCCTGCTGGTGAGCGTAGCGTCTGACGTCAAGCGTAAG GATTTCAAAGAGCAAATAGTTCACCACGTTGCCACCATCGTGCTTGTCGGCTTCTCCTGGCTGGTCAACTACATCCGGGGAGGGACTTTGATCATGTTGGCGCACGATGCCTCTGACTATCTCATGGAG TCAGCCAAGATGTTCAACTATGCCGGTTGGAAGAGGACGTGCAACTTCATATTCGTTGTCTTCGCTGTCGTCTTTATCATCACCCGCCTGGGAATTTTCCCTTTCTG CATCATACACGCCACCTTGGTGTACCCCATGACCATCTACAAGCCCTTCTTCGGCTTCTACTTCTTCAACGGtttgctgttgttgctgctggcTCTGCACATCTTCTGGGCGGCGCTCATAGTACGCATGGTCATCAAGTTCCTCCCCGGCAAC GGCATAGTTGAGGATGAGCGGAGCGACAAAGAAGAGACCGAGTCGGAAGACGAAGACCGCAGCGGCGATAGAACGTTGAAAAACGGTCACCTTCACAACGGCCACACGCGGCTCAACAACAACCGGCAAAAAAATGGACGCTGA